Proteins encoded within one genomic window of Eleutherodactylus coqui strain aEleCoq1 chromosome 1, aEleCoq1.hap1, whole genome shotgun sequence:
- the LOC136625237 gene encoding phospholipid scramblase 1-like, with the protein MDIKDPQDHPNYDPYAEGPLLQNQPMGIPAPQPDPNCLPGLEYLCRIDELLIYQKEELLKDCSCFEISNKYEIKNSMGQRVYFAAEQNDCCTRYWCGSERPFTIAIIDNCGREVIRLTRPFRCSLCCFPGCQQKLEVQAPPGIIVGYVKENCHLYLPRFTILNGREKEVLKVHGPFCMYGCCSDVDFELKSLGDDVVGRIRKLSTGSTKEPLTDANKFEVQFPVELDVKMKACVLGACFLIDFMLYQKSTEY; encoded by the exons ATGGACATAAAAG ATCCACAAGATCATCCGAATTATGACCCATATGCAGAAGGGCCTCTTCTTCAAAACCAGCCAATGGGGATACCAGCACCTCAACCAGATCCCAACTGTCTACCAGGGTTGGAATATTTATGCCGG ATAGACGAACTTCTTATCTATCAAAAAGAAGAGCTGCTGAAAG ATTGTTCTTGCTTTGAGATCAGTAACAAATATGAAATCAAGAACAGCATGGGTCAGAGAGTCTACTTTGCAGCTGAACAAAATGATTGCTGTACTCGGTACTGGTGTGGATCTGAACGGCCATTTACTATAGCAATTATTGATAACTGTGGTCGTGAAGTAATCCGGCTCACCCGGCCTTTTAGATGCTCCTTATGCTGTTTTCCCGGCTGTCAGCAGAAA CTTGAAGTTCAGGCTCCTCCTGGAATCATAGTTGGCTACGTGAAAGAGAACTGCCACCTGTATCTCCCCAGGTTTACTATACTGAATGGAAGAGAGAAGGAGGTTCTTAAAGTGCATGGACCTTTCTGCATGTATGGTTGCTGCTCAGATGTGGACTTTGAG cTGAAGTCACTTGGGGATGATGTAGTTGGAAGGATTCGTAAACTATCGACTGGATCAACAAAGGAGCCTTTAACTGATGCTAACAAATTTGAAGTTCAGTTTCCCGTGGAACTTGATGTCAAGATGAAAGCTTGCGTTCTTGGTGCCTGCTTCCTTATT GATTTCATGTTGTATCAAAAATCTACAGAATACTAA